GCGATCTTAGGTATGGAAGAGTTATCTGAAGAAGATAAATTAGCTGTATCAAGAGCTCGTCGTGTACAACGTTTCTTGTCTCAGCCATTCCACGTAGCAGAGCAATTTACAGGTATCCCGGGAGTATTAGTAGATATTAAAGATACTATCAAAGGTTTTAACATGATTATCGACGGTGAGTTAGATCACCTTCCAGAAGCAGCTTTCAACTTGAAAGGTTCTATTCAAGATGCAATCGAAGCTGGAGAGAAAATGTTAGCTGAAGCATAATAATTTGGTTGTTAGTTGCTAGTTGTCAGTTGTTAGAAAGCAACCATCAACCATCAACCATCAACTATTAACTAAAAAAAAATATGATTTTAGAAATAGTATCACCAGAAGCGAAATTATTTTCAGGAGAAGTTACTTCGGTTACTTTGCCAGGAGTTGACGGAAGCTTCCAGATTTTAAATCATCACGCACCTATTGTTTCTATTTTAGAAAAAGGAACGATTAAAATTGCAGCTCCAAGCTTTAATTTTTCTAAAGAGGTAGCAGATAAATTTACGAAAGTTAATGACCAAACCTATACATTAGAAATTACGTCAGGTACTATCGAAATGAAAGACAATAAAATAATTGTTTTAGTTGACTAAAGCAGTTTAAAATAAA
This is a stretch of genomic DNA from Flavobacterium endoglycinae. It encodes these proteins:
- a CDS encoding F0F1 ATP synthase subunit epsilon, which translates into the protein MILEIVSPEAKLFSGEVTSVTLPGVDGSFQILNHHAPIVSILEKGTIKIAAPSFNFSKEVADKFTKVNDQTYTLEITSGTIEMKDNKIIVLVD